In the Muricauda sp. MAR_2010_75 genome, one interval contains:
- a CDS encoding VCBS repeat-containing protein encodes MEKNILYILTLLLFGVSCQKPKEVAPPLFEKMTPEQTGIDFANTLSYDREFNVFTYRNYYNGGGVAIGDIDKDGLPDVYMTSNLGQNKLYRNTGNFTFEDITEKAGVGGEKSWSTGVTMVDVDGDGWLDIYVCNSGDIEGDNKQNELFINQKDGTFLEKAESMGLADQGLSTHAAFFDYDHDGDLDAYVLNNSFRAIGSFNLQVNERDQRDSINGDRFYVNDNGVFRDASEETGIFGSVIGFGLGVMVSDLDLDGWEDLYICNDFFERDYIYMNNGDGTFRETLTQQMNSIGMASMGVDATDLNNDGYPDMFVTEMLPKEESRLKTSMSFENWDKYQHNRRYGYFNQFTRNMLQMNNGQIKEGEISFTENGRLKGVEATDWSWAVLMSDFDLDGYKDIYITNGVYQDILNQDYLNYISNEVVMRSVITEDGVNFKKLIDIIPSVPISNVAYKGGAQTTFKDKTKEWGLFEPGFSNGVAYGDLDNDGDLDLVVSNVNMDAFVYQNKSETVNPNRNYLKINLEGEGKNTHGIGAKVSLVQDGLLQVHEQIPTRGFQSSMDYVLNFGLRSSNPLDTLLVQWPSGKKSILKNVVPNQKLTIREQEADTVTLSGIRWFKNNEYDFDFETKEELLPQYMAHKENAFSDFNKDALLFHMNSTEGPKIAVGDTNGDGLDDIYLCGAAGSPGKLFVQQTNGELTMVGMPDFGLDQGSEDVDALFFDADMDGDQDLYVVSGGNEHQYNSPMLRDRLYFNNGKGYFSKSFDPLPTKIGESTSCVTASDFDADGDLDLFVGVRLKDRSYGIPQNGYILVNNGKGRFTNQTPSLAKGLEKIGMIKDAIWTDFNSDGAMDLIVVGEWMPIQMFKNDDGRFSNVTEDYDLENQSGWWNSIAAADLDNDGDMDYVLGNHGLNSRFKASAEQPISCYIKDFDNNGLQDQIICTYNGDTSYPLALRHDLTKQMPSLNKRFLKYEDYQLKTVEDIFTPEQLKDALHQQVTYLESAVLWNTEDGFELEALPVEAQVAPMYAIHLMDFNNDGFIDILMGGNLFEVKPEVGRYDASYGVCLLNQEGKGFKTVPNREISLKLEGQVRDIEQINLNGQNVLLIAKNNEKVEALSVNQK; translated from the coding sequence ATGGAAAAGAATATCCTATACATATTGACTCTTTTACTTTTTGGGGTTTCTTGCCAGAAACCAAAAGAAGTAGCTCCCCCATTGTTTGAAAAGATGACGCCAGAGCAAACGGGAATCGATTTTGCCAACACCCTTTCGTATGACCGAGAATTCAATGTATTTACCTATAGGAACTATTACAATGGTGGTGGTGTTGCCATTGGGGACATTGATAAGGATGGACTTCCCGACGTATACATGACCTCCAATCTAGGGCAGAACAAATTATATAGGAATACAGGTAATTTTACCTTTGAGGATATAACAGAAAAAGCTGGAGTTGGAGGTGAAAAATCATGGTCAACCGGAGTCACCATGGTTGATGTGGATGGTGATGGTTGGTTGGACATTTACGTATGCAATTCCGGGGACATAGAGGGCGATAACAAACAAAACGAACTCTTTATCAATCAAAAGGATGGTACTTTTTTGGAGAAAGCCGAATCTATGGGTTTGGCGGATCAGGGCTTGTCCACTCACGCCGCTTTTTTTGACTATGACCACGATGGTGATTTAGACGCTTATGTGTTGAACAATTCCTTCAGGGCCATAGGTTCTTTTAATTTACAGGTGAATGAACGTGATCAAAGGGATTCAATAAATGGTGACCGCTTTTACGTGAATGACAATGGTGTATTCCGAGATGCAAGCGAAGAAACGGGGATTTTTGGCAGTGTTATTGGATTTGGCCTTGGAGTCATGGTTTCAGATTTGGACTTGGATGGTTGGGAAGACCTCTATATCTGCAATGATTTTTTTGAACGGGATTATATCTATATGAACAATGGGGATGGGACTTTTCGGGAGACCCTTACCCAACAGATGAATTCCATTGGAATGGCGTCCATGGGTGTGGATGCTACCGATCTCAACAACGATGGCTATCCCGATATGTTCGTTACCGAAATGCTTCCAAAGGAAGAATCACGGCTCAAAACCTCCATGTCCTTTGAAAATTGGGACAAGTACCAGCACAATCGTAGGTATGGCTACTTTAACCAATTTACCCGTAACATGCTACAAATGAACAACGGGCAAATAAAGGAAGGTGAAATCAGCTTTACCGAAAACGGGCGCCTAAAGGGGGTGGAGGCCACGGATTGGAGCTGGGCGGTATTAATGTCAGACTTTGACTTGGATGGCTATAAGGACATTTATATTACCAATGGCGTCTATCAAGATATTTTAAACCAGGATTATCTTAACTACATTTCCAACGAGGTGGTGATGCGGAGCGTAATCACGGAAGATGGGGTCAATTTCAAAAAACTTATAGACATTATTCCCTCTGTCCCCATTTCCAATGTTGCCTACAAAGGAGGAGCCCAAACTACTTTTAAAGATAAAACCAAGGAATGGGGACTTTTTGAGCCCGGTTTTTCAAATGGGGTTGCTTATGGGGATTTGGACAATGATGGGGATTTGGATTTGGTGGTCAGCAATGTAAATATGGATGCCTTTGTGTATCAGAATAAATCTGAAACTGTGAATCCCAACCGCAATTATCTCAAAATAAATTTGGAAGGCGAAGGAAAGAACACCCATGGCATTGGGGCAAAAGTCAGTCTGGTGCAAGATGGCCTTTTGCAAGTTCATGAACAAATCCCAACTCGGGGATTTCAATCTTCTATGGACTATGTCCTAAATTTTGGATTGCGCAGCAGTAATCCACTGGACACATTGTTGGTACAGTGGCCGTCAGGTAAAAAATCAATTTTGAAGAATGTAGTTCCCAACCAAAAATTAACAATTAGGGAACAAGAGGCTGACACGGTTACATTGTCTGGCATAAGATGGTTCAAAAATAATGAGTATGACTTTGATTTTGAGACAAAAGAAGAGTTACTGCCCCAATATATGGCCCACAAGGAAAACGCATTCAGTGATTTTAATAAGGATGCCCTTCTGTTTCACATGAATTCCACCGAAGGCCCTAAAATTGCTGTTGGGGATACCAATGGAGATGGATTGGACGACATTTACCTCTGTGGTGCGGCTGGCAGCCCAGGAAAATTATTCGTACAACAAACCAATGGAGAGTTGACAATGGTGGGCATGCCCGATTTTGGTCTGGACCAAGGTTCTGAAGATGTGGACGCCTTGTTCTTTGATGCCGATATGGATGGCGACCAAGATCTTTACGTGGTGAGTGGGGGCAATGAACATCAGTATAACTCGCCTATGCTAAGAGATCGATTGTATTTTAATAATGGCAAAGGATATTTTAGCAAATCATTCGACCCTCTTCCCACTAAAATTGGTGAAAGTACCTCTTGTGTAACTGCCTCTGACTTTGATGCTGATGGCGATTTAGATCTTTTTGTGGGGGTTAGACTTAAAGACCGCTCTTACGGGATTCCACAGAATGGATACATTTTGGTGAACAATGGAAAAGGCCGATTTACCAATCAAACACCCTCTTTGGCAAAAGGATTGGAAAAAATAGGAATGATAAAAGATGCCATTTGGACCGATTTTAATTCAGATGGGGCGATGGATTTGATCGTAGTTGGGGAATGGATGCCCATTCAAATGTTTAAGAATGATGATGGAAGATTTAGCAACGTTACGGAAGATTATGATTTGGAAAACCAATCAGGTTGGTGGAACTCCATAGCGGCTGCAGATTTGGATAATGACGGCGATATGGATTATGTTTTGGGCAATCATGGATTGAATAGTCGCTTTAAAGCAAGTGCAGAACAACCCATAAGTTGTTATATCAAGGATTTCGATAATAATGGACTCCAGGACCAGATTATTTGCACCTATAATGGTGATACATCCTATCCGTTGGCCCTTCGCCATGATTTGACCAAGCAAATGCCTTCTCTGAACAAACGCTTTTTGAAGTATGAAGATTACCAACTCAAGACCGTAGAAGATATTTTCACTCCAGAGCAACTAAAGGATGCCCTGCATCAACAAGTAACCTATTTGGAAAGTGCTGTTCTTTGGAATACCGAAGACGGATTTGAATTGGAGGCACTTCCTGTGGAGGCACAAGTAGCTCCCATGTATGCTATACATCTCATGGATTTCAACAATGATGGCTTTATAGATATACTTATGGGAGGAAACCTATTTGAAGTAAAACCTGAGGTAGGACGTTATGATGCAAGCTATGGGGTTTGTCTTCTTAACCAAGAGGGCAAAGGCTTCAAAACAGTGCCCAATCGGGAAATCAGTTTAAAGTTGGAAGGACAGGTCAGGGATATAGAGCAAATCAACCTAAACGGACAAAATGTACTTCTAATCGCCAAGAACAATGAAAAGGTAGAGGCATTGTCCGTGAATCAAAAGTAA
- a CDS encoding VCBS repeat-containing protein, with protein sequence MDSMIKRGLICLAILLTGCQEHSEPLDCGSADDTLFSLLSAEETGIDFRNDLKYTEEFNTYTYRNFYNGGGVAIGDLNKDGLPDIFFTGNMVSNRLYLNQGSLTFKDVTDDAGLNSEGIWSTGVSLADVNGDGWLDIYICKSGKPEGENRHNELFINKGIDKDGNLRFEEKAKEYGIADYGLSTHAAFFDYDKDGDLDMYLLNNSIRSVGGYTLKKGQRLIRDPNGGNKLYRNDGKSFTDVSEPAGIYGSAIGFGLGVTIGDINRDGWQDIFVSNDFFEKDYLYVNNGDGTFTESLEKVIGEISLGSMGADMADINNDGWPEIFVTEMLPKEESRLKTKAIFEDWNKYKANVNAGYHRQFPRNVLQLNQGAPSSEGHISMSEISRFAGVEATDWSWGALIADYDNDGNKDMFVANGIFKDLIDLDYLNFYADPITTARLFREKGSYLKQLIDSIPSNPMPNFAFMNNGDLTFSNTSAEWGLNCPSFSNGSAYGDLDNDGDLDLVLSNVNMPAFIYRNNAESKKSDNHFINLKFVGLTNKINTAGLGTQATVYSNEKTYYQELAPMRGYQSTVDDRLHFGLGNTDQIDSIRVQWSDGSINTLNNVEVDQFLTVSYSQNKGMVEKNRHWVEAKSQTWFKDVSNSMGIPYLHKKSSFNDFDRDLLLFDMISAGSAHINTADINGDGRVDLYLGGNKGEAAVCYLQDRNGQFNKMDQLAFEDDKSSLDTNSAFFDADNDGDLDLYVCSGGNEFPNSSSSLKDRLYINNGKGQFSMSIQWLPINRYENSSCVSPADYDGDGDIDLFVGIRSQPFNYGEACNGYLLQNDGTGNFNEIGEDVAPGLRNLGMITDAKWLDYDQDGDQDLALVGDWMPLTLFENTGGKLVNRTTDLGLAKTNGFWNTLEVSDLNQDGLPDLIAGNLGENTRLGATVDKPVKMYVQDFDKNGKPEHIITVYNGEEDYPLVGRSELVEQLPYLKKKYLKYHAYKEQTVEDIFGKAIIDESQKLEVFTTASSVFLNKKESFKKIDLPPEAQLSRIFGLRIEDFDHDGIPDILAGGNFYWSKPEVGINDGSRGVLLKGLGKGNFKVMSMAQSGLQIEGEIREIRPLQVGTGEFLVLSRLNDSLVVLKKNTVE encoded by the coding sequence ATGGATAGTATGATAAAAAGGGGGCTCATTTGTTTGGCAATTCTATTGACTGGATGTCAAGAACATTCAGAGCCTTTGGATTGTGGCTCGGCAGATGACACCCTTTTTTCCTTATTATCTGCTGAAGAAACCGGAATTGATTTTAGAAATGACCTAAAATACACCGAAGAATTCAATACCTATACCTATCGCAATTTTTACAACGGTGGAGGTGTGGCTATTGGCGACCTGAACAAAGATGGACTTCCCGATATTTTTTTCACGGGGAACATGGTCAGTAATAGGTTGTATTTGAATCAAGGCAGTCTTACCTTCAAGGATGTCACGGACGATGCCGGGTTAAATTCAGAAGGAATATGGTCCACTGGAGTAAGTCTTGCTGATGTAAATGGAGATGGTTGGTTGGATATTTATATCTGTAAATCTGGTAAACCCGAAGGTGAAAACAGGCATAATGAACTCTTCATCAATAAAGGAATAGATAAAGACGGTAATCTAAGGTTTGAAGAAAAAGCCAAGGAATATGGTATTGCAGATTACGGCCTTTCCACCCATGCCGCATTTTTTGATTACGATAAAGATGGTGACCTGGACATGTACTTGCTCAACAATTCAATCCGTTCCGTAGGAGGCTATACCCTTAAAAAAGGACAACGATTGATTCGGGATCCCAATGGAGGGAATAAATTGTATAGAAATGATGGTAAGTCGTTCACTGACGTAAGTGAACCAGCCGGAATCTACGGAAGCGCCATCGGATTTGGTCTAGGGGTTACCATTGGGGATATCAATCGTGACGGTTGGCAAGATATTTTTGTCTCCAATGATTTTTTTGAAAAAGACTACCTCTATGTCAATAATGGTGATGGTACTTTTACCGAATCTTTGGAAAAGGTCATAGGAGAGATCAGTTTGGGATCCATGGGGGCTGATATGGCAGACATCAATAATGATGGATGGCCCGAGATATTTGTTACTGAAATGCTTCCCAAGGAAGAATCCCGATTAAAAACCAAGGCTATTTTTGAGGATTGGAACAAGTATAAGGCCAATGTGAATGCAGGTTATCACCGGCAATTTCCAAGAAATGTGCTACAGCTCAACCAAGGCGCTCCCAGCAGTGAGGGGCATATTAGCATGTCTGAGATTTCACGATTTGCAGGTGTGGAAGCTACAGATTGGAGTTGGGGAGCTCTAATTGCGGATTACGACAATGATGGGAACAAGGATATGTTTGTAGCGAATGGGATTTTTAAGGATCTTATTGATTTGGATTACCTAAATTTTTATGCAGATCCCATTACCACAGCAAGGCTGTTTCGGGAAAAGGGAAGCTATTTAAAACAACTCATAGACAGCATTCCCTCAAACCCCATGCCCAATTTTGCCTTTATGAACAACGGGGATCTAACGTTTTCAAACACCTCCGCAGAATGGGGATTAAATTGCCCTAGCTTTTCCAACGGTTCGGCCTATGGGGATTTGGACAATGACGGAGATTTGGATTTGGTGCTGAGCAATGTGAACATGCCCGCCTTTATTTATCGGAACAATGCAGAATCAAAAAAGTCGGATAACCACTTTATCAATCTCAAATTTGTTGGTCTTACCAACAAAATCAATACTGCTGGTTTGGGAACACAGGCCACGGTCTATTCCAACGAAAAAACGTATTATCAGGAGTTGGCCCCCATGCGAGGGTATCAATCTACTGTGGATGACCGACTTCATTTTGGTCTGGGCAATACAGACCAAATAGATTCCATTCGAGTGCAATGGTCTGACGGGAGTATCAATACCTTGAATAATGTTGAAGTAGATCAATTTCTTACGGTTTCGTATTCCCAAAATAAGGGTATGGTTGAAAAAAATAGGCATTGGGTGGAAGCCAAGAGCCAAACTTGGTTTAAAGATGTATCCAATTCCATGGGTATACCCTATCTCCATAAAAAATCCTCCTTCAATGATTTTGATAGGGATTTGTTACTTTTTGATATGATTTCAGCAGGTTCTGCCCACATCAATACAGCGGATATTAATGGGGATGGCAGGGTAGATTTATATTTAGGGGGTAACAAAGGTGAAGCTGCGGTTTGCTATCTGCAAGATAGAAACGGACAGTTCAACAAAATGGATCAGCTTGCTTTTGAGGATGATAAATCCAGTCTGGATACCAATTCTGCTTTTTTTGATGCCGATAATGATGGGGATTTAGACCTTTATGTCTGCAGTGGTGGAAATGAATTTCCCAATAGCTCATCTTCACTCAAGGACCGTCTGTACATCAACAACGGAAAAGGGCAATTTTCAATGTCCATACAATGGCTGCCCATCAATCGTTACGAAAACAGTTCCTGTGTGAGTCCAGCGGACTATGACGGTGATGGGGATATTGACCTTTTTGTGGGTATTAGATCCCAACCGTTCAATTATGGGGAAGCCTGTAACGGATATCTATTGCAAAATGATGGTACGGGTAACTTCAATGAAATTGGTGAGGATGTTGCACCAGGATTACGCAATTTGGGGATGATTACTGATGCAAAATGGCTCGATTACGATCAAGATGGTGATCAAGATTTAGCTCTGGTAGGCGATTGGATGCCCCTCACCTTATTTGAAAACACAGGCGGAAAATTGGTGAACAGAACAACAGACTTGGGATTGGCCAAGACCAATGGGTTTTGGAACACCTTGGAAGTTTCGGACTTAAATCAGGATGGGTTGCCCGATCTTATTGCAGGAAATTTAGGGGAAAACACCCGTTTGGGTGCTACAGTGGACAAGCCTGTAAAAATGTACGTTCAGGATTTTGACAAAAATGGAAAACCAGAACATATCATTACAGTGTATAATGGCGAAGAAGACTATCCTTTGGTGGGGCGTTCAGAACTGGTGGAGCAATTGCCCTATCTAAAGAAAAAATACTTAAAATATCATGCCTATAAAGAACAGACTGTTGAGGATATTTTTGGAAAAGCCATCATCGATGAATCCCAAAAGCTGGAAGTGTTTACCACGGCCTCTTCTGTTTTTTTGAATAAAAAGGAATCCTTCAAAAAAATAGACCTTCCTCCAGAAGCGCAGTTATCCAGGATTTTTGGATTACGGATAGAAGATTTTGACCATGATGGAATACCCGATATATTGGCCGGAGGAAATTTCTATTGGTCCAAGCCAGAAGTGGGCATCAATGATGGCTCCCGTGGCGTATTGTTGAAAGGTTTGGGTAAAGGCAATTTTAAAGTAATGTCAATGGCACAATCGGGATTACAGATTGAAGGCGAAATCCGGGAAATTCGTCCACTACAAGTGGGCACTGGGGAGTTTTTGGTGCTTTCTCGCCTCAATGATAGTTTGGTAGTGTTAAAAAAGAATACTGTAGAATGA
- a CDS encoding RagB/SusD family nutrient uptake outer membrane protein has protein sequence MKRTEIIIKSTLMVILLGCINSCTDLETTLYSELSPDTEFTTENTQIAAILTAYAPMAEFYGNNGYFEVQELSTETSAAPAKFGPWDDGGIWARLHRHEWENNAWFINNAWNMCFSGIATCNRLMEEFEATLDDPTEAINELRALRAFYYFTAMDLWGDVPLVTQFLGAETSPSRTPKVEVYNFITSELEDLITQLPADVGGQYYGRWNRWAAMGILARIYLNAEVYTGTPQYQKVLDLTQQIIDGGQYSLVPNYLDNFTIDNTGSSENIMVVVQSKTSGGAFNMHMRTLHPLNRATYNFTDGPWNGYTALEEFYNSFDDADTRKEMFITGQQYTSSGEPINDPNGAIEIDSQGNPDPDGTPLIFTPYINELFPFAFSQSGARIGKYEFENGIALAMDNDFPIIRFSEILLMRAEALWRSGGNMTEAEELVRQVRERAGLEAISPLTEDALYDEIQRELAFEAQARTIMIRFDRFNNTWWEKTITDPNKNVFPIPTAQLNGNPNLTQNPGY, from the coding sequence ATGAAAAGGACAGAAATAATAATTAAATCGACTTTGATGGTCATCTTGCTGGGATGTATCAATTCCTGCACAGATTTGGAGACCACCTTATATAGTGAACTTTCTCCGGATACGGAGTTCACCACAGAAAATACGCAGATAGCCGCTATTCTTACAGCTTATGCTCCTATGGCCGAATTTTATGGAAACAATGGATATTTTGAGGTTCAGGAATTGTCAACCGAAACCAGTGCCGCTCCTGCCAAATTTGGTCCATGGGACGATGGTGGTATCTGGGCGCGTCTCCACAGACATGAGTGGGAAAACAACGCATGGTTCATCAATAATGCCTGGAATATGTGTTTCAGTGGTATAGCAACCTGTAACCGGTTGATGGAGGAATTTGAGGCTACATTGGATGATCCAACTGAGGCTATAAATGAATTAAGAGCTCTACGAGCGTTTTACTATTTTACGGCCATGGATCTTTGGGGGGATGTGCCATTGGTTACCCAATTTTTAGGAGCCGAGACAAGCCCTTCAAGAACACCCAAAGTAGAGGTGTATAATTTTATAACTAGCGAATTGGAAGACTTGATTACCCAGTTGCCTGCTGATGTTGGAGGACAATATTATGGTAGATGGAATCGATGGGCTGCCATGGGTATTTTGGCTAGGATATATCTTAATGCGGAGGTGTACACAGGAACCCCCCAATACCAAAAGGTGCTGGACTTGACCCAACAGATCATTGATGGCGGACAGTATTCATTGGTGCCCAATTATTTGGATAATTTCACCATTGATAATACCGGTAGTAGTGAAAACATTATGGTGGTTGTTCAATCCAAAACCAGTGGAGGTGCATTTAACATGCACATGAGGACCTTGCATCCATTGAACCGTGCTACCTATAATTTCACGGATGGTCCCTGGAACGGATATACTGCCTTGGAAGAATTCTATAATTCTTTTGATGATGCGGATACCAGAAAGGAAATGTTTATAACAGGGCAACAGTACACATCATCAGGTGAACCTATTAATGACCCTAATGGAGCCATTGAGATTGATTCCCAAGGAAATCCAGACCCAGACGGTACACCTCTGATTTTTACACCTTATATCAACGAACTGTTTCCTTTCGCATTTAGCCAATCCGGAGCTCGGATAGGAAAATATGAATTTGAAAATGGTATCGCTTTAGCCATGGACAATGATTTCCCGATCATTCGTTTCTCAGAAATATTGTTGATGCGTGCCGAAGCACTTTGGCGTTCTGGCGGAAACATGACCGAGGCTGAGGAATTGGTTCGTCAGGTAAGGGAAAGAGCAGGTTTAGAGGCAATTTCGCCATTGACCGAAGATGCCCTCTATGATGAAATCCAAAGAGAATTGGCTTTTGAAGCACAGGCTCGTACCATTATGATCCGTTTTGATCGATTCAACAACACATGGTGGGAAAAAACAATTACAGATCCCAACAAGAATGTATTTCCTATTCCAACCGCTCAGTTGAATGGTAACCCCAACCTGACCCAGAATCCAGGTTATTAG